From the genome of Geothrix sp. 21YS21S-4, one region includes:
- a CDS encoding DNA-processing protein DprA, giving the protein MDLRLWALAFTVADWPERQKAEIWAALQAGEEPRLTPPQAAALAHLEADLPRRREEAQVRGARLLLPGDPGVDELLAPLPYPVALWVRGTLPPPRPRIALVGSRQASRRGVERARAWAKDLTQAGVAVLSGLARGIDGAAHRGALEAGATWGVMGSGLDHPYPPEHRDLMDRMAASGGGVITPFPPEAPPRAWHFPRRNWLLAAWTEGVLVVEARRKSGSLVTARLALDLGKELWVCPGSPEDPSAEGPNFLLREGAAHICLSPADLLEDLAAGRVP; this is encoded by the coding sequence ATGGACCTGCGCCTCTGGGCCCTCGCCTTCACCGTAGCCGACTGGCCCGAGCGCCAGAAAGCGGAAATCTGGGCCGCCCTCCAGGCGGGTGAAGAACCGCGGCTGACTCCCCCGCAGGCCGCCGCCCTGGCCCATCTGGAAGCCGACCTTCCCCGCCGGCGGGAGGAGGCGCAGGTCCGGGGCGCCCGGCTGCTCCTCCCCGGCGATCCGGGCGTGGACGAGCTGCTGGCCCCTTTGCCCTATCCGGTGGCCCTGTGGGTGCGCGGAACCCTCCCGCCTCCCCGCCCCCGCATCGCCCTGGTGGGCAGCCGCCAGGCCTCCCGCCGCGGGGTGGAGCGCGCCCGCGCCTGGGCGAAGGACCTGACGCAGGCGGGGGTGGCCGTCCTTTCGGGCCTGGCCCGCGGCATCGACGGCGCGGCCCACCGGGGCGCCCTGGAAGCGGGAGCCACCTGGGGCGTGATGGGCTCGGGCCTCGACCATCCCTATCCGCCCGAGCACCGCGACCTGATGGACCGGATGGCGGCCTCCGGCGGCGGGGTGATCACGCCTTTTCCGCCCGAAGCGCCGCCCCGGGCCTGGCATTTCCCGCGGCGGAACTGGCTGCTGGCGGCCTGGACGGAGGGCGTCCTGGTGGTGGAGGCCCGGCGGAAGTCGGGCTCCCTGGTCACGGCCCGCCTCGCCCTGGACCTGGGGAAGGAGCTGTGGGTGTGCCCTGGATCACCGGAGGACCCGTCGGCCGAAGGGCCGAATTTTCTTCTAAGGGAGGGTGCTGCACATATTTGCCTATCTCCAGCCGACCTCCTGGAGGACCTGGCCGCGGGACGGGTCCCTTGA
- a CDS encoding SDR family NAD(P)-dependent oxidoreductase, protein MTKGFGATSTTDDVLSGVDLKGKRILVTGVSAGLGVETARALAAHGARVVGAARDLAKAEAATAQVRKDAAAGGGSLDLVALDLADLASVRACADALVAQGEPFDVIIANAGVMATPFGHTADGFETQFGTNHLGHFVLVNRLAGLLRPGSRLVNLASSGHRFANVDLDDPNFERTPYEPFAAYGRSKTANILFAVAFDRRHRDRGIRATAVHPGGIQTELGRHMGEEKLQALVDQINQQRAAEGQPPFEWKTIPQGAATSVWAAVVAPADEIGARYCENCHVGPVVPDDAVITAISEGVRGYALDGELAEALWGKSEEMVGEKFA, encoded by the coding sequence ATGACCAAGGGCTTCGGCGCGACCTCGACGACGGACGACGTGCTGTCCGGCGTGGACCTGAAGGGCAAGCGGATCCTGGTGACCGGCGTGTCCGCCGGGCTGGGCGTGGAGACCGCGCGGGCCCTCGCCGCCCACGGCGCGCGGGTGGTGGGCGCGGCGCGGGACCTGGCCAAGGCGGAAGCCGCCACGGCCCAGGTGCGGAAGGACGCGGCGGCTGGGGGCGGAAGCCTCGACCTGGTGGCCCTGGACCTCGCCGACCTCGCCAGCGTGCGGGCCTGCGCCGACGCGCTGGTGGCGCAGGGCGAGCCCTTCGACGTGATCATCGCCAACGCGGGCGTGATGGCCACGCCCTTCGGCCATACCGCGGACGGATTCGAGACCCAGTTCGGCACCAACCACCTGGGCCACTTCGTCCTGGTGAACCGCCTCGCAGGGCTGCTGCGGCCCGGGTCCCGGCTGGTCAACCTGGCGTCCTCGGGCCACCGCTTCGCCAACGTGGACCTGGACGATCCGAACTTCGAGCGCACCCCCTACGAGCCCTTCGCCGCCTACGGCCGATCCAAGACCGCCAACATCCTGTTCGCCGTCGCCTTCGACCGCCGCCACCGGGACCGCGGGATCCGCGCCACCGCCGTCCACCCCGGCGGCATCCAGACCGAGTTGGGCCGCCACATGGGCGAGGAGAAGCTCCAGGCCCTCGTGGACCAGATCAACCAGCAGCGCGCCGCCGAGGGCCAGCCCCCCTTCGAGTGGAAGACCATTCCCCAGGGCGCCGCCACCTCCGTCTGGGCCGCCGTCGTCGCCCCCGCCGACGAGATCGGCGCCCGCTACTGCGAGAACTGCCACGTCGGCCCCGTCGTGCCTGACGACGCCGTGATCACGGCCATCAGCGAGGGCGTGCGGGGGTATGCGCTGGATGGGGAGCTGGCGGAGGCGCTGTGGGGGAAGAGTGAGGAGATGGTGGGGGAGAAGTTCGCGTGA
- a CDS encoding DUF5677 domain-containing protein: MPNRFNKMMSNFVESYTDVVNLGFEQRIAQAKPDLQTKYVHECLWGLLARQATLSIELARAPSIWNGHVAPLFLRCMIDAYITMAWIFESPIDRSEKYVKYGLGQEKLYLEHLEQSLHEETDPENTESLNEIINLRRKWLTSQLAEWATEINLGSWSGHSAREMAIAIKRESLYHYAYVPFSGPVHNMWQHVGIYNVRQCENAMHKFHLIPTIKKASWEPDFMYRSSKYLSQSYELFDLKLNISCDIELPDDFFLRHELFSSFSEEENNKNE, from the coding sequence ATGCCTAATAGGTTCAATAAAATGATGTCCAATTTTGTTGAGTCATATACTGATGTTGTCAATCTGGGTTTTGAGCAACGTATTGCCCAGGCAAAACCTGATCTGCAGACAAAATATGTGCATGAATGTCTATGGGGATTATTAGCAAGACAAGCTACCCTTTCAATAGAATTAGCGAGAGCCCCATCTATATGGAACGGACATGTTGCTCCCCTTTTTTTACGATGCATGATTGACGCCTATATAACAATGGCATGGATTTTTGAAAGCCCGATAGATCGGAGCGAGAAATATGTAAAATATGGTCTAGGCCAAGAAAAACTATATCTCGAACATTTGGAGCAATCCCTTCACGAGGAAACAGATCCTGAAAACACTGAGAGCCTCAATGAAATAATTAATTTAAGAAGAAAATGGTTAACTTCTCAACTTGCTGAATGGGCAACAGAAATTAATCTAGGTTCGTGGTCAGGACATTCTGCTAGAGAAATGGCTATCGCCATAAAAAGAGAATCACTATACCATTACGCATATGTGCCATTTAGTGGTCCAGTTCATAACATGTGGCAACATGTTGGAATATACAATGTAAGACAATGTGAAAATGCAATGCATAAATTTCACCTTATTCCCACTATTAAGAAAGCTTCTTGGGAGCCGGATTTTATGTACCGATCTTCAAAATACCTTTCTCAATCTTATGAACTTTTCGATCTTAAATTAAATATTTCATGCGATATCGAATTACCCGATGATTTCTTTTTGCGACATGAATTATTTTCATCTTTTTCGGAAGAAGAAAATAACAAAAATGAGTAA
- the topA gene encoding type I DNA topoisomerase yields MIVESPSKAKTITKYLGKGYKVMASVGHIRDLPKKLGVDVENGFQEEYEISPAKEKVVKELKAAAKGADEIVLATDPDREGEAISWHLLEAIKPPKTLPVSRVLFNEITASGIQKAMAAPTIINKKLVDAQRARRVLDRLVGYKVSQVLWDKVRRGLSAGRVQSVAVRIIVDREREIQAFNPVEYWVLKGKFAAKLPPSFWMKLVKLGGESLQLGNKETKRRVADAVQAKELKAALEKAAYKVTSLETKEKKRNPAAPFTTAKLQQEAAQKLKMSVSRTMQNAQRLYEGVDFGEGPVGLITYMRTDSPRMAPEAVEAIREFIAQKYGKDHIPAKARIYTGKAGAQDAHEAIRPTDITRTPESLRGQLEPDQFRLYALIWRRTMASQMEAARFDETVVQTEAEVGKDVALFEAKGEIERFPGWLAVYRADKTETDAEGIADAAKLADDEDEDGTHLPALKLGEALKLEQLDADQQFTKPPARFNEATLVKELEEDGIGRPSTYASIIATIQDRDYVKKHEGRFKPTDLGMTVTELLLQGFQDLLDPKYTSGMEGNLDRIEEGKLTFKKAMTDFYGPFEQALAAAGKDMQNLKAGVPTGEKCPKCGDRKKHPGTLLKRIGRNGLFVGCTNYSAENEKDKCDYTADLEKMEEPEDAPECPLCGTTPMSLRKGQWGPFWACPNYPKCKGIVKADPKGIPVPPDEPTGEKCPNCGKGFVKRHGRYGEFVCCVDYPACKTVKKEILAVPCPKCGGGLSPRKTRFGKIFYGCTNYPKCDYTAWDKPVPVTCPACKNPSMGEKTRKPRGKDPIQVLLCPKCGHEEPMG; encoded by the coding sequence GTGATCGTCGAAAGCCCGTCGAAGGCGAAGACCATTACCAAGTACCTCGGCAAGGGGTACAAGGTCATGGCGTCCGTGGGGCACATCCGGGATCTGCCCAAGAAACTGGGCGTGGACGTGGAGAACGGATTCCAGGAGGAATACGAGATCAGCCCGGCCAAGGAGAAGGTGGTCAAGGAGCTGAAAGCCGCCGCCAAGGGCGCCGACGAGATCGTGCTCGCCACTGACCCCGACCGCGAGGGGGAGGCCATCAGCTGGCACCTGCTGGAGGCCATCAAGCCCCCCAAGACCCTGCCCGTGAGCCGCGTCCTGTTCAACGAGATCACCGCCTCGGGCATCCAGAAGGCCATGGCGGCGCCCACCATCATTAATAAGAAGCTGGTGGACGCCCAGCGGGCCCGGCGCGTCCTGGACCGCCTGGTGGGCTACAAGGTGAGCCAGGTCCTGTGGGACAAGGTCCGCCGCGGCCTCAGCGCCGGGCGGGTCCAGAGCGTCGCCGTGCGGATCATCGTGGACCGCGAGCGGGAAATCCAGGCCTTCAACCCCGTCGAATACTGGGTGCTGAAGGGCAAGTTCGCCGCCAAGCTGCCGCCCAGCTTCTGGATGAAGCTCGTCAAGCTCGGCGGCGAGAGCCTCCAGCTCGGCAACAAGGAGACCAAGCGCCGGGTGGCCGACGCCGTCCAGGCCAAGGAATTGAAGGCCGCCCTGGAAAAGGCCGCCTACAAGGTCACCAGCCTGGAGACCAAGGAGAAGAAGCGGAATCCCGCCGCGCCCTTCACCACCGCCAAGCTCCAGCAGGAGGCCGCGCAGAAGCTGAAGATGAGCGTCAGCCGCACCATGCAGAACGCCCAGCGGCTGTACGAGGGCGTGGACTTCGGCGAGGGCCCCGTGGGCCTGATCACCTACATGCGCACGGATTCGCCCCGCATGGCCCCGGAGGCCGTGGAGGCCATCCGCGAGTTCATCGCCCAGAAGTACGGGAAGGACCACATCCCCGCCAAGGCCCGGATCTACACCGGCAAGGCCGGCGCCCAGGACGCCCACGAAGCCATCCGCCCCACGGACATCACCCGCACCCCCGAGAGCCTGCGCGGCCAGTTGGAGCCCGACCAGTTCCGGCTCTACGCCCTGATCTGGCGGCGGACCATGGCCTCCCAGATGGAGGCCGCCCGCTTCGACGAGACCGTGGTCCAGACCGAGGCCGAAGTGGGCAAGGACGTGGCCCTGTTCGAGGCCAAGGGCGAGATCGAGCGCTTCCCCGGCTGGCTGGCGGTCTACCGCGCGGACAAGACCGAGACCGACGCCGAGGGCATCGCCGACGCCGCCAAGCTGGCGGACGACGAGGACGAGGACGGCACCCACCTGCCCGCCCTCAAGCTGGGCGAGGCCCTGAAGCTGGAGCAACTCGACGCCGACCAGCAGTTCACCAAGCCCCCGGCGCGGTTCAACGAAGCCACGCTCGTGAAGGAGTTGGAAGAGGACGGCATCGGCCGCCCCTCCACCTACGCCAGCATCATCGCCACCATCCAGGACCGGGACTACGTCAAGAAGCACGAGGGCCGCTTCAAGCCCACGGACCTGGGGATGACGGTCACGGAGCTGCTGCTCCAGGGCTTCCAGGATCTGCTGGATCCCAAGTACACCTCGGGCATGGAGGGCAACCTCGACCGCATCGAAGAGGGCAAGCTCACCTTCAAGAAGGCCATGACGGACTTCTACGGCCCCTTCGAGCAGGCCCTGGCCGCCGCCGGAAAGGACATGCAGAACCTCAAGGCCGGCGTCCCCACCGGGGAGAAGTGCCCCAAGTGCGGCGACCGCAAGAAGCACCCGGGCACGCTGCTCAAGCGCATCGGCCGCAACGGGTTGTTCGTGGGGTGTACCAACTACAGCGCCGAGAACGAGAAGGACAAGTGCGACTACACCGCGGACCTCGAAAAGATGGAGGAGCCCGAGGACGCGCCGGAATGCCCGCTGTGCGGCACCACGCCCATGAGCCTGCGCAAGGGTCAGTGGGGCCCCTTCTGGGCCTGCCCCAACTATCCCAAGTGCAAGGGCATCGTGAAGGCCGACCCCAAGGGTATCCCCGTCCCCCCCGACGAGCCCACCGGCGAGAAATGCCCCAATTGCGGCAAGGGCTTCGTCAAGCGCCACGGCCGCTACGGCGAGTTCGTGTGCTGCGTGGACTACCCCGCCTGCAAGACCGTGAAGAAGGAGATCCTCGCCGTCCCCTGCCCCAAGTGCGGCGGCGGCCTCAGCCCTCGCAAGACCCGCTTCGGCAAGATCTTCTACGGCTGCACCAACTACCCCAAGTGCGACTACACCGCCTGGGACAAGCCCGTCCCCGTCACCTGCCCCGCCTGCAAGAACCCCAGCATGGGCGAGAAGACGCGGAAGCCCCGGGGGAAGGATCCGATTCAGGTGCTCTTGTGCCCGAAGTGTGGGCATGAGGAGCCGATGGGATAG
- the rpmB gene encoding 50S ribosomal protein L28, with amino-acid sequence MSRQCEICGKKPQFGNNVSHSNNVTKRRWNPNIQRVRALVGGAPKRLRVCTSCIQSGKILKAV; translated from the coding sequence ATGTCCCGTCAGTGCGAAATCTGCGGTAAGAAGCCCCAATTCGGGAACAACGTCTCCCATTCCAACAACGTCACCAAGCGGCGGTGGAATCCGAACATCCAGCGCGTGCGTGCCCTGGTGGGCGGCGCCCCGAAGCGGCTTCGGGTGTGCACCTCCTGCATCCAGTCTGGTAAAATCCTGAAGGCCGTTTAG
- the tsaB gene encoding tRNA (adenosine(37)-N6)-threonylcarbamoyltransferase complex dimerization subunit type 1 TsaB, producing the protein MLLALDTTTEILHLALIRGERVWSRRVASEAGRGHSERLIPALDGLMAEASARPGDLSGVAACVGPGGFTSLRIGVATAEGLGLTGLPTWGFSAFALRAETLRRAGVEGPFWILLDGQRGEAFHQRWEEGAPASAAAKSLLAALAERVNTEAWWAPEAFAPKVEAVLPERRIRLEDEGEATLAGLIAVAQRASQGPPEAPLVPFYLRETDAEVNFPHAAAHLSEALRKGVAR; encoded by the coding sequence ATGCTGCTCGCCCTCGACACCACCACGGAAATCCTCCATCTGGCGCTGATCCGAGGGGAGCGCGTCTGGTCGCGGCGGGTGGCCTCGGAGGCGGGCCGGGGGCACAGCGAGCGCCTGATTCCGGCCCTGGACGGCCTCATGGCCGAGGCGAGCGCCCGTCCCGGCGATCTTTCCGGCGTGGCGGCCTGCGTGGGACCCGGGGGCTTCACCAGCCTGCGGATCGGCGTGGCCACGGCCGAGGGCCTGGGCCTCACGGGCCTGCCCACCTGGGGCTTCTCGGCCTTCGCCCTCCGGGCGGAGACCTTGCGGCGGGCCGGGGTGGAAGGGCCGTTCTGGATCCTGCTGGACGGCCAGCGGGGCGAGGCCTTCCACCAGCGGTGGGAGGAGGGGGCGCCCGCTTCCGCCGCGGCGAAGAGCCTCCTCGCGGCGCTGGCGGAGCGGGTGAATACGGAGGCCTGGTGGGCGCCGGAGGCGTTCGCTCCCAAGGTGGAAGCCGTCCTTCCCGAGCGGAGGATTCGCCTGGAGGACGAAGGCGAGGCCACCCTGGCCGGGCTCATCGCCGTCGCCCAGCGGGCCTCCCAGGGGCCTCCGGAAGCGCCCCTGGTGCCCTTCTACCTGCGGGAGACGGACGCCGAGGTGAACTTCCCCCACGCGGCGGCCCACCTGTCCGAAGCCCTGCGGAAGGGCGTGGCCCGATGA
- a CDS encoding TIGR02281 family clan AA aspartic protease, whose translation MSQFRIPSLLHVLSLWLTLLSQLVLFGKMPKPTPTFNTPLGVVAIQGATDYEKTLTLNGHVLIRDYIIDVYGVFPSEKDPKILFIHNASGGNACCWSDNILDLTGNAPILLKDIAPPLRGAVNKVFTLTPRAVIYQANGKTNGPLGEPILELCQYTFGVGRVETKRSVPQFNSLPMKEKRFAHEIFNDPINRKPLLDLLGPKGFKDLRSHMEVSSGLIWLTESLVWATGCTSHSCTISEGAFLLETRANKAWAISFDSEGKRFFGSKLNPSSPGMRAIDDWLKVRHLFWGSFSFIRDQSGISAPIKGARHSVPLTLEGGVLTVQVTLNDTILLDFIIDSGASDVVVPADVVLTLMRTGTLSPSDFIGSKTYRLADGTLVPSKIFRLKRIKIGDRVIENVTATLTGVEGSLLLGQSFLSRLGKWSIDNAQRIIEIE comes from the coding sequence ATGAGCCAATTTCGGATCCCTTCCCTTCTACACGTTCTGTCGCTTTGGTTGACTCTTTTGAGTCAATTAGTTCTATTTGGCAAGATGCCTAAACCCACTCCCACGTTCAACACGCCCCTAGGCGTTGTCGCCATTCAGGGAGCAACAGACTATGAAAAGACGTTGACTCTTAATGGGCATGTGCTGATTCGAGATTATATTATTGATGTATATGGGGTATTTCCAAGTGAGAAAGACCCAAAGATTTTGTTCATCCACAATGCAAGTGGAGGAAATGCGTGTTGTTGGTCCGACAATATATTGGACCTGACGGGTAATGCACCAATCTTACTTAAGGATATTGCACCTCCTCTCAGGGGAGCGGTTAATAAAGTGTTCACGCTCACTCCTCGGGCTGTGATTTATCAGGCAAATGGCAAAACTAATGGTCCCTTAGGAGAGCCCATTTTAGAGCTTTGCCAATACACTTTTGGAGTTGGAAGGGTTGAAACCAAGCGATCTGTTCCTCAGTTCAACAGTCTTCCCATGAAGGAAAAACGATTTGCCCACGAAATTTTCAACGACCCCATTAACCGGAAACCCCTTTTAGACCTCTTGGGTCCAAAGGGGTTCAAGGATCTACGCAGTCATATGGAAGTGTCGTCGGGGTTGATTTGGTTAACTGAGAGCCTCGTATGGGCCACGGGGTGTACCTCGCACTCATGTACTATCAGTGAAGGAGCTTTTCTTCTAGAGACGCGAGCCAATAAGGCCTGGGCAATCTCATTTGATTCAGAGGGGAAAAGGTTTTTCGGCTCCAAGTTAAATCCTAGTTCGCCAGGGATGCGAGCAATTGATGATTGGTTAAAGGTGCGCCATTTGTTTTGGGGATCATTCTCTTTTATAAGGGATCAATCAGGAATTTCTGCTCCGATCAAAGGTGCCAGGCATAGTGTTCCTCTTACGCTTGAAGGAGGTGTACTAACAGTACAAGTTACTCTTAATGACACCATCTTATTGGATTTTATCATTGATAGTGGGGCATCAGATGTTGTGGTGCCTGCTGATGTCGTTCTCACCCTTATGCGAACTGGCACACTCTCTCCTTCCGATTTTATCGGCTCAAAGACATATCGTTTGGCGGATGGAACTTTGGTTCCATCTAAGATTTTTCGCCTTAAAAGAATTAAAATCGGAGATCGAGTAATAGAAAATGTCACCGCGACCCTGACGGGTGTAGAGGGTTCATTACTCTTAGGACAGAGTTTTCTTAGCAGGCTGGGGAAATGGTCGATCGATAACGCACAAAGAATCATCGAGATAGAATAA
- a CDS encoding TetR/AcrR family transcriptional regulator — MPKPPSPSARKPRADAQRNRERILDIARDAFTRSGAGISLDEVAKLAGIGPGTLYRHFPTREALLEAVYRTEVAKLAEAQRAFAETLPPIEALRAWMLLFVDYIAAKQIIAPALNTLVGGPSKLFECTGAQVKGAIHALVERAIANGDIRPDLDPLDLLRALIGVSNVASTPDWAQSARRLVEILILGSRPTD, encoded by the coding sequence ATGCCCAAACCGCCATCCCCCTCTGCCCGGAAGCCCCGCGCCGACGCCCAGCGCAACCGCGAGCGGATCCTCGACATCGCCCGGGACGCGTTCACCCGGTCGGGCGCGGGCATCAGCCTGGACGAGGTGGCCAAGCTGGCGGGAATCGGCCCCGGCACGCTGTACCGCCACTTCCCCACCCGGGAGGCGCTGCTGGAGGCCGTCTACCGGACGGAGGTGGCCAAACTGGCGGAGGCCCAGCGGGCCTTCGCGGAGACCCTGCCGCCCATCGAGGCCCTGCGCGCGTGGATGCTGCTCTTCGTGGACTACATCGCCGCGAAGCAGATCATCGCGCCGGCCCTCAACACGCTGGTGGGCGGCCCTTCCAAGCTGTTCGAGTGCACGGGCGCGCAGGTGAAGGGCGCCATCCACGCGCTGGTGGAACGGGCCATCGCCAACGGCGACATCCGCCCGGACCTGGACCCCCTGGACCTGCTGCGGGCGCTCATCGGCGTGTCGAACGTGGCCTCCACCCCCGACTGGGCCCAGAGCGCCCGCCGGCTGGTGGAGATCCTCATCTTGGGGTCGCGACCGACGGACTAG
- a CDS encoding PAS domain-containing sensor histidine kinase: MPLPDGPMPPDPPSWTDGPARTVLFEAAPLGIAVSRKGAYLRANAAYLKLFGYGQESEILGRPLIDNVVEGERHRARARNELRERTGDGPPFYEIMGLRKDGTAFPMQVHVSAVMLEGGPATLVFVSDISERREMEARLREREEVFRSYVEQSLDIIFTLDAEGVFTFVSPAWERHFGLPVTAVLDKPFAPFVHPEDREASAAYLQRVLASGQAGSSPPYRIRHADGSWRWFVANGTPMAAPGGGQQFMGVAHDITEDRRAESALRESEEQMRIIFEASDAGIMLVSPGGEIHFANRRMGELFGRTGEAMIGLLYPTLLHPSEQSSGDGRMRQLITGGIQSVSVERRYLRADGGEFWGHLSGRRLENPDGSLRALVGIITDITQRRRAEEQQRVLQDQLHQAQKLESLGSLAGGLAHDMNNVLGAILGLASAHRQGVPTGSAVHAAFGTIIKAAERGGAMVKRLLTFARQSPGEERDLDLNAILWEEAHLLERTTLAKVRLVMDLAPDLRPIRGDAGALTHALMNLCVNAVDAMPENGTLTLRTRNVGAAHIEVEVEDTGTGMSREVLERALDPFFTTKEVGKGTGLGLSIAYRTVEAHQGKLEIRSEPGRGTCITMRFPASQGSADGELAGPHESEAPPSTLDVLLVDDDELIQASMAAILDLLGHRATVVGSGEGGLARIEAGFRPDVVILDMNMPGLGGAGTLPRLRALLPAVPVLLATGRADQTAQDLVQAHPHVTLLSKPFGKRELEAHFQRIGVKAPDERR; encoded by the coding sequence ATGCCCCTCCCCGACGGTCCCATGCCGCCCGACCCCCCCTCCTGGACCGATGGGCCCGCCCGGACCGTTCTGTTCGAAGCCGCCCCCCTCGGGATCGCCGTCAGCCGGAAGGGGGCCTACCTCCGGGCCAATGCCGCCTACCTGAAGCTGTTCGGCTACGGGCAGGAGTCGGAGATCCTGGGCCGCCCCCTCATCGACAACGTGGTCGAAGGGGAGCGCCACCGGGCCCGGGCCCGCAACGAGCTGCGCGAGCGCACCGGCGACGGTCCGCCCTTCTACGAGATCATGGGCCTGCGGAAGGACGGCACGGCCTTTCCCATGCAGGTCCACGTCAGCGCGGTGATGCTCGAGGGCGGCCCCGCGACGCTGGTGTTCGTGTCGGACATCTCCGAGCGGCGGGAGATGGAGGCGCGGCTCCGGGAGCGGGAAGAGGTCTTCCGGTCCTATGTCGAGCAGTCCCTGGACATCATCTTCACCCTGGATGCCGAGGGGGTCTTCACCTTCGTATCCCCCGCCTGGGAGCGCCATTTCGGCCTGCCGGTGACCGCCGTCCTGGACAAGCCCTTCGCGCCCTTCGTGCATCCCGAGGACCGGGAGGCCTCCGCGGCCTACCTCCAGCGGGTCCTGGCTTCGGGGCAGGCCGGAAGCAGCCCCCCCTACCGCATCCGCCACGCCGACGGCAGTTGGCGCTGGTTCGTGGCCAACGGCACCCCCATGGCCGCCCCCGGCGGGGGCCAGCAGTTCATGGGCGTGGCCCACGACATCACCGAGGACCGCCGCGCGGAGAGCGCCCTGCGCGAGAGCGAAGAGCAGATGCGGATCATCTTCGAGGCCTCGGACGCGGGGATCATGCTGGTCTCGCCCGGCGGCGAGATCCACTTCGCCAACCGGCGGATGGGCGAGCTGTTCGGACGCACGGGCGAGGCCATGATCGGCCTCCTCTATCCCACGCTTCTGCACCCTTCCGAGCAGTCCTCCGGCGACGGGCGGATGCGGCAGCTCATCACGGGCGGCATCCAGTCGGTCTCCGTGGAGCGCCGCTACCTGCGGGCCGACGGCGGCGAGTTCTGGGGCCACCTCTCCGGCCGCCGCCTGGAGAACCCCGACGGTAGCCTGCGGGCCCTGGTGGGGATCATCACGGACATCACCCAGCGGCGCCGCGCCGAGGAACAGCAGCGCGTCCTGCAGGACCAGCTCCACCAGGCCCAGAAATTGGAGAGCCTGGGCAGCCTGGCCGGGGGCCTCGCCCACGACATGAACAACGTGCTGGGCGCCATCCTGGGCCTGGCCTCGGCCCACCGCCAGGGCGTGCCCACGGGAAGCGCCGTCCACGCCGCCTTCGGGACGATCATCAAGGCCGCCGAGCGGGGTGGGGCCATGGTCAAGCGGCTCCTCACCTTCGCCCGCCAGAGCCCCGGCGAGGAGCGGGATCTGGACCTGAACGCCATCCTGTGGGAGGAAGCGCATCTCCTGGAGCGCACCACCCTGGCCAAGGTGCGGCTGGTCATGGACCTGGCGCCGGATCTGCGCCCCATCCGCGGCGATGCCGGCGCCCTGACCCACGCGCTCATGAACCTGTGCGTCAACGCCGTGGACGCCATGCCGGAGAACGGCACCCTCACCCTCCGCACCCGCAACGTCGGCGCCGCGCACATCGAGGTGGAGGTGGAGGACACGGGCACCGGCATGAGCCGGGAAGTCCTGGAGCGGGCGCTGGATCCATTCTTCACCACGAAGGAGGTGGGAAAGGGCACCGGCCTGGGCCTGTCCATCGCCTACCGCACCGTGGAGGCCCACCAGGGGAAGCTGGAGATCCGCAGCGAGCCCGGCCGGGGCACCTGCATCACCATGCGCTTCCCCGCCTCCCAGGGGAGCGCCGACGGCGAACTGGCGGGTCCCCATGAATCCGAGGCCCCGCCCAGCACGCTGGACGTGCTCCTGGTGGACGACGACGAGCTGATCCAGGCCTCCATGGCCGCCATCCTCGACCTGCTGGGCCACCGCGCCACCGTGGTGGGCAGCGGCGAGGGCGGCCTGGCGCGGATCGAAGCGGGCTTCCGCCCCGACGTGGTCATCCTCGACATGAACATGCCGGGCCTGGGCGGCGCCGGCACCCTGCCGCGGCTCCGGGCGCTGCTTCCCGCCGTCCCGGTTCTGCTGGCCACCGGCCGCGCCGACCAGACCGCCCAGGACCTCGTCCAGGCCCACCCCCACGTCACCCTGCTGTCGAAGCCCTTCGGGAAGCGGGAACTGGAGGCGCATTTCCAGCGGATCGGCGTGAAAGCCCCGGATGAACGCAGATGA
- a CDS encoding bacteriohemerythrin, with amino-acid sequence MARITWQPALETGHDRIDEEHQSLVAAINRLRDAMEAGKGPDEIEDLLVFLRDYTVRHFAMEEGLMIQYSYPGTAAHFAAHSNLVLQVSDLLAAHRAGQPRPLEAVLAFLETWLLGHIQNVDKELGNFLKNREGSA; translated from the coding sequence ATGGCGCGCATCACGTGGCAGCCCGCCCTGGAAACGGGGCACGACCGGATCGATGAGGAGCACCAGTCCCTGGTGGCGGCCATCAACCGCCTGCGGGACGCGATGGAGGCGGGGAAGGGCCCCGATGAAATCGAGGATCTGCTGGTCTTTCTCCGGGACTACACCGTCCGCCATTTCGCGATGGAGGAGGGCCTGATGATCCAGTACAGCTACCCCGGCACCGCCGCGCATTTCGCCGCCCATTCCAACCTGGTGCTCCAGGTGAGCGATCTTCTGGCCGCCCACCGCGCCGGCCAGCCGCGCCCGCTGGAGGCCGTTCTCGCCTTCCTGGAAACCTGGCTGCTGGGGCACATCCAGAACGTGGACAAGGAACTGGGCAATTTCCTGAAGAACCGCGAGGGCAGCGCCTAA